Proteins from a genomic interval of Oncorhynchus mykiss isolate Arlee chromosome 21, USDA_OmykA_1.1, whole genome shotgun sequence:
- the LOC118942847 gene encoding potassium voltage-gated channel subfamily A member 1-like, whose amino-acid sequence MTVVAGDNMDETSTLPGHLQDTYPPDHEDHECCERVVINISGLRFETQLKTLSQFPETLLGNPKKRMRYFDPLRNEYFFDRNRPSFDAILYYYQSGGRLRRPVNVPLDMFSEEIKFYELGAEAMEKFREDEGFIREEEKPLPEKEFQRQVWLLFEYPESSGPARGIAIVSVMVILISIVIFCLETLPELKEDPRGRMETVGNVTFYYKPNILTDPFFIVETLCIIWFSFELIVRFFACPSKAAFFKNMMNTIDIVAIIPYFITLGTELAEDQEGKEKPSEQAASLAILRVIRLVRVFRIFKLSRHSKGLQILGQTLKASMRELGLLIFFLFIGVILFSSAVYFAEAEEKESFFTSIPDAFWWAVVSMTTVGYGDMYPVTIGGKIVGSLCAIAGVLTIALPVPVIVSNFNYFYHRETEGEEQAQLLNVSNQDLNSDSNSSRRSSNSIASKSEYMEIDEGINNSIDNFRDANLRTANCTPVLNQNCVNKGKLLTDV is encoded by the coding sequence ATGACTGTGGTGGCCGGAGATAACATGGATGAGACGTCCACCCTGCCGGGGCACCTGCAGGACACCTACCCACCAGACCACGAGGACCACGAGTGCTGCGAGAGGGTTGTCATTAATATCTCAGGGCTGCGCTTCGAGACCCAGCTAAAGACACTCAGTCAGTTCCCCGAGACGTTACTAGGTAACCCCAAAAAGAGAATGCGCTACTTCGACCCGCTTAGAAACGAGTACTTTTTTGACCGGAACCGACCGAGTTTTGACGCTATTCTATATTACTACCAGTCCGGTGGGCGGTTGAGGAGGCCCGTTAACGTTCCTCTGGATATGTTCTCGGAGGAGATCAAGTTCTACGAGCTCGGGGCAGAGGCCATGGAGAAGTTTAGAGAAGACGAAGGTTTTATTAGAGAAGAGGAAAAACCGTTACCAGAGAAAGAGTTTCAACGACAGGTCTGGTTGCTGTTTGAATACCCGGAGAGTTCGGGACCCGCCAGAGGGATTGCTATAGTATCGGTGATGGTTATCTTAATTTCAATAGTCATATTCTGTTTGGAGACGCTGCCAGAACTCAAAGAGGACCCCCGGGGTAGGATGGAAACTGTAGGCAACGTGACATTCTATTATAAACCAAATATTCTCACCGATCCTTTCTTCATAGTGGAGACCCTGTGTATAATCTGGTTCTCCTTTGAGTTGATTGTGCGGTTCTTCGCCTGCCCTAGCAAGGCAGCTTTCTTTAAAAACATGATGAATACTATAGACATAGTAGCTATCATACCCTACTTCATCACGCTGGGCACCGAGCTGGCAGAGGACCAGGAGGGGAAGGAGAAACCAAGTGAGCAGGCCGCGTCTCTGGCCATCCTCAGGGTCATCCGGCTGGTCAGGGTGTTCAGGATCTTCAAGCTGTCCAGACACTCCAAGGGGCTTCAGATATTAGGACAAACCCTCAAAGCCAGTATGAGAGAGTTGGGGCTGCTCATTTTCTTCCTCTTCATCGGAGTCATCCTCTTCTCCAGCGCTGTCTATTTCGCCGAGGCGGAGGAGAAGGAATCTTTCTTCACAAGCATCCCCGACGCCTTCTGGTGGGCCGTGGTCTCCATGACAACAGTGGGCTACGGGGACATGTACCCGGTGACCATCGGCGGAAAGATAGTGGGCTCGCTCTGCGCCATCGCCGGGGTGCTGACCATCGCGCTGCCGGTGCCTGTGATCGTGTCCAACTTTAACTATTTCTATCAccgggagacggagggagaggagcaggCGCAGCTTCTTAACGTCAGCAACCAGGACCTTAACTCAGACAGCAACTCATCGCGCCGCAGCTCCAACTCTATCGCCAGCAAGTCAGAATACATGGAAATAGACGAAGGGATCAACAATAGCATTGATAACTTTAGGGACGCGAATCTCAGAACTGCTAACTGTACGCCTGTCCTCAACCAGAACTGCGTGAATAAGGGCAAGCTGCTGACTGACGTCTAG